A window of the Cystobacter fuscus genome harbors these coding sequences:
- a CDS encoding FMN-dependent NADH-azoreductase — MPRLLVIETSPRGDHSISRHMTRRFVAEWRASHPGGEVVERDLMETELPFVTAPWLQAYFTPPEQHSPAMKDVLRLSDALVAELLAADHLVIATPVYNYNVPAALKAWVDHIVRKGLTLGHDGQGLVTGKKATVLLASGGVYTEGSPIRDRDIATRYLRLILNVIGMTDVTVVAGGGAKVVDLGRETMDGFLARLEPDIERAAAS; from the coding sequence ATGCCCAGGCTTCTCGTCATTGAAACCAGTCCGCGTGGCGATCATTCGATTTCACGTCACATGACCCGCCGCTTCGTCGCCGAATGGCGCGCCTCACATCCGGGCGGCGAAGTGGTCGAGCGGGATCTCATGGAGACCGAACTCCCGTTCGTCACCGCGCCCTGGCTCCAGGCCTATTTCACGCCGCCCGAGCAGCACTCGCCCGCGATGAAGGACGTGCTTCGACTGTCGGACGCGCTCGTCGCGGAGTTGCTCGCCGCCGACCACCTCGTCATCGCCACGCCCGTCTATAATTACAACGTGCCGGCCGCCCTGAAGGCGTGGGTGGATCACATCGTGCGCAAGGGATTGACGCTGGGCCACGACGGGCAGGGCCTCGTCACGGGCAAGAAGGCGACGGTCCTGCTCGCCTCGGGCGGCGTGTATACCGAAGGGTCGCCCATCCGGGATCGCGACATCGCAACGCGCTACCTGCGCCTGATCCTGAACGTGATTGGCATGACCGACGTGACGGTGGTCGCGGGCGGGGGCGCGAAGGTGGTCGACCTGGGCAGGGAGACGATGGACGGATTCCTGGCCCGGCTCGAACCCGACATCGAGCGCGCCGCGGCGAGCTGA